A region from the Candidatus Tenderia electrophaga genome encodes:
- a CDS encoding molybdopterin biosynthesis protein MoeB (ATP-dependent adenylate transferase, transfers adenyl moiety to the MoeD subunit of molybdopterin synthase): protein MKGMERRLAELKSVIPEVEPSEADSLLKQGALLVDVREADEIANGSPNAALRMGRGYLELRIEERVPDKDKTLVVMCAGGVRSLFAAEALQQLGYSDVRSLAGGFNRWKNQGLDFEIPRALSAEAKERYSRHLLLPEVGEAGQLKLLDSKVLLIGAGGLGSPAAYYLAAAGVGTLGLVDHDVVDRSNLQRQIIHTEARVGTPKVASAREAIEQLNPDVKVVGYETHLDSGNVEEIFSAYDVIVDGTDNLPTRYLVNDACVKLGKPNVHAAVYRFEGQLTVFWPGHPDNPSGCYRCMFPNPPAPGSAPSCSEIGVLGILPGVMGLLQATEVLKILLDMGQPLLGRMLYYDALRSSFSEFKLKKNPACRYCGEQGDFPGYEDYAQVCAAPDR, encoded by the coding sequence ATGAAAGGAATGGAACGTCGCTTGGCGGAACTCAAGTCCGTCATTCCGGAGGTCGAGCCGAGCGAGGCCGATAGCCTGCTCAAGCAGGGCGCCCTGCTGGTGGATGTGCGCGAGGCGGACGAGATCGCCAACGGCTCCCCTAACGCTGCGCTGCGCATGGGGCGCGGTTATCTGGAGCTGCGTATCGAGGAGCGCGTGCCCGACAAGGACAAGACCCTGGTGGTGATGTGCGCCGGCGGGGTGCGCTCCCTGTTCGCCGCCGAGGCCCTGCAACAGCTGGGCTACAGCGATGTACGCTCCCTGGCCGGCGGCTTCAATCGCTGGAAGAATCAGGGCTTGGATTTCGAGATTCCGCGCGCCCTCTCGGCCGAGGCTAAGGAACGCTATTCGCGACATTTATTGTTGCCCGAGGTGGGCGAGGCCGGCCAGCTCAAGCTGCTCGATAGCAAGGTGCTGTTGATCGGCGCCGGCGGCCTGGGTTCGCCGGCGGCCTATTATCTGGCCGCGGCCGGGGTGGGCACCCTGGGGCTGGTGGACCATGACGTGGTGGACCGCAGCAATCTGCAGCGCCAGATCATCCACACCGAGGCGCGCGTCGGCACCCCCAAGGTGGCCTCGGCGCGCGAGGCCATCGAACAGCTCAATCCGGACGTCAAGGTGGTGGGCTACGAGACCCATCTGGACAGCGGCAACGTGGAGGAGATCTTCTCCGCCTATGACGTCATTGTCGACGGCACCGACAACCTGCCCACCCGCTATCTGGTCAACGACGCCTGCGTCAAGTTGGGCAAGCCCAACGTCCATGCCGCGGTGTACCGCTTCGAGGGCCAGCTCACCGTATTCTGGCCCGGCCATCCCGACAACCCCAGCGGCTGTTACCGCTGCATGTTCCCCAATCCGCCCGCACCGGGCTCCGCGCCCTCCTGCTCCGAGATCGGCGTGCTCGGCATCCTGCCCGGCGTGATGGGCCTGCTGCAGGCCACCGAAGTGCTCAAGATCCTGCTCGACATGGGCCAGCCGCTGCTGGGCCGGATGCTCTACTACGACGCCCTGCGCAGCAGCTTCTCCGAGTTCAAGCTCAAAAAAAACCCCGCCTGCCGCTATTGCGGTGAGCAGGGGGATTTCCCCGGTTACGAGGATTACGCCCAGGTCTGCGCCGCACCGGATCGATAG
- the rocD gene encoding ornithine--oxo-acid aminotransferase — translation MNPTIELEEEYCAHNYLPLPVVLVRGAGVYVWDDAGKRYLDMMSAYSAVSHGHCHPRLVQALTQQAGRLAIVSRAFYSDKLAPLLEQACRMTGQDMALPMNTGAEAVETALKAARKWAYTVKGVPADQAEIIVCDGNFHGRTISIVGFSSEDQYKAGFGPFPPGFTSVPFGDVDALEAAIGPNTAAFLVEPIQGEGGIIVPPPGYLSKVAKVCADNDVLLICDEIQTGLGRTGALLASTHDAVKPDGLILGKALGGGLLPVSMFLARREVMEMFQPGDHGSTFGGNPLSSAVALEGLRVLEDEGMIEAAAEMGAYFMAALGEIKSPLIQQVRGKGLLIGVEFYADKVAARTICERLMDKGILSKETHDTVVRLAPPLIITREQIDATVEALRQVLSELEG, via the coding sequence ATGAACCCGACCATCGAACTTGAAGAAGAGTATTGCGCCCACAACTACCTGCCCTTGCCGGTGGTGTTGGTCAGGGGCGCGGGCGTCTATGTCTGGGACGACGCGGGCAAGCGCTATCTGGACATGATGAGCGCCTATTCCGCCGTCAGCCACGGCCATTGTCACCCGCGTCTGGTGCAGGCCTTGACTCAGCAAGCGGGCCGACTGGCCATCGTCTCACGCGCCTTTTACAGCGACAAGCTGGCGCCGTTGCTGGAACAGGCCTGCCGCATGACCGGCCAGGACATGGCCCTGCCCATGAATACCGGCGCCGAGGCGGTGGAGACGGCGCTCAAGGCGGCGCGCAAATGGGCCTACACGGTCAAGGGTGTGCCCGCCGATCAGGCCGAGATCATTGTCTGCGACGGCAACTTTCACGGCCGTACCATCAGCATTGTGGGCTTTTCCAGCGAAGATCAGTACAAGGCCGGCTTTGGGCCCTTTCCGCCGGGGTTTACCTCAGTGCCCTTCGGCGATGTGGATGCCTTGGAGGCGGCCATCGGCCCCAACACCGCTGCCTTTCTGGTAGAACCTATCCAGGGCGAGGGCGGTATCATCGTGCCGCCGCCCGGCTATTTGAGCAAAGTGGCCAAGGTGTGTGCCGACAATGACGTGCTGCTGATCTGCGACGAAATCCAAACCGGCCTGGGGCGCACCGGCGCCTTGCTGGCCAGCACTCATGACGCCGTCAAACCGGACGGCCTGATCCTGGGCAAGGCCCTGGGCGGCGGCCTGCTGCCGGTGTCCATGTTTCTGGCCCGGCGTGAGGTGATGGAGATGTTCCAGCCTGGCGATCACGGCAGCACCTTTGGCGGCAATCCCTTGTCCTCGGCGGTGGCCCTGGAGGGCCTGAGGGTCTTGGAAGACGAGGGCATGATCGAGGCGGCGGCCGAAATGGGGGCCTATTTCATGGCGGCCTTGGGCGAGATCAAAAGCCCGCTGATTCAGCAGGTGCGCGGCAAGGGGCTGTTGATTGGCGTCGAGTTTTATGCCGACAAGGTGGCGGCGCGCACGATCTGCGAACGGCTTATGGACAAGGGGATTCTCAGCAAGGAGACCCATGACACCGTGGTGCGCCTGGCCCCGCCCCTGATCATCACCCGTGAGCAGATCGACGCGACGGTCGAGGCGCTGCGTCAAGTGCTCAGCGAGCTGGAAGGCTAG
- a CDS encoding Patatin, which produces MAWRVGSQQAQPRVGLILAGGGARAAYQVGVLKAIARMRAPAAVNPFPVLCGTSAGAINAAALAIYSADFQNAVSRLVSVWGNFTVDKVFRSDFWGIASSGAHWFAALMLGGVMGRYNPSSLFDRTPLQQLLSRYMPFEQIGTAIEAGHVHALSITASGYTTGQSVTFYQSAEPIEPWDRAIRVGCPAQIGIEHLMASSAIPFLFEAIKINREYFGDGSMRQIAPISPALHLGAGKLLVIGVRGSDDDGIDREKIIEYPSMAQIAGHALNSIFLDSMEVDLERLQRINRTLETVPKKYVADGTVSLKPVETLVISPSRDISKIAQQHSHHLPRTVRYFLRGLGALNRDGTSLLSYLLFEKAFCRELIALGYADTIKRREEITTFLDAQ; this is translated from the coding sequence ATGGCTTGGCGAGTTGGTAGTCAGCAAGCGCAGCCCCGCGTCGGCCTCATCCTGGCCGGGGGCGGTGCCCGCGCCGCCTATCAGGTGGGGGTGCTGAAGGCGATTGCGCGCATGCGCGCGCCCGCGGCGGTCAACCCCTTCCCGGTGTTATGCGGCACCTCGGCCGGGGCCATCAATGCCGCGGCGCTGGCCATTTATTCCGCCGATTTCCAAAACGCCGTATCGCGCCTGGTGAGCGTATGGGGCAACTTCACTGTCGACAAGGTATTCCGCAGCGATTTTTGGGGCATTGCCAGTTCGGGGGCGCACTGGTTCGCGGCGCTGATGCTGGGGGGCGTGATGGGCCGCTACAACCCGTCCTCACTGTTCGACCGCACGCCGCTGCAGCAATTGCTGAGCCGCTACATGCCCTTTGAGCAGATCGGGACCGCCATCGAGGCGGGCCATGTCCACGCCTTGAGCATCACCGCGTCCGGCTACACCACCGGCCAGTCGGTCACCTTTTATCAAAGCGCCGAGCCGATCGAGCCTTGGGATCGGGCCATTCGCGTCGGCTGTCCGGCGCAGATCGGTATCGAGCATCTGATGGCGTCCTCGGCGATACCTTTTTTGTTCGAGGCTATCAAGATCAACCGCGAGTATTTCGGTGACGGCTCTATGCGCCAGATTGCCCCCATCAGCCCAGCGCTGCATCTGGGCGCCGGCAAGCTGCTGGTGATCGGGGTGCGCGGCAGTGACGATGACGGCATCGACCGCGAAAAAATCATCGAATATCCCTCCATGGCCCAGATTGCCGGCCATGCCCTGAACAGCATATTTCTCGACAGCATGGAGGTCGACCTGGAACGTTTGCAACGTATTAACCGCACCTTGGAGACGGTGCCGAAGAAATATGTGGCGGATGGTACCGTGTCGCTGAAACCGGTGGAGACGCTGGTGATCTCCCCCAGCCGCGATATCAGCAAGATCGCCCAGCAACATTCCCATCACCTGCCACGCACGGTGCGCTATTTCCTGCGCGGCCTGGGGGCCTTGAACCGGGACGGCACCAGCCTGCTGAGCTATCTGCTGTTCGAAAAGGCCTTTTGCCGCGAATTGATCGCGCTGGGATATGCCGACACCATCAAGCGCCGTGAGGAAATCACGACCTTTCTTGACGCCCAGTGA
- a CDS encoding flagellar motor stator protein MotA (With MotB forms the ion channels that couple flagellar rotation to proton/sodium motive force across the membrane and forms the stator elements of the rotary flagellar machine): protein MLIIIGFVVVLACVAGGFVLSHGNLLSLWQPFELLIIGGAAFGAFLASNPAKVHKAVLKNLLGALKGSKYKKALYLDLLSLMYDLLQKSRKEGMMAIEADIEAPSESALFSKHPSILADHHVVEFICDYLRLMVGGNMNPFELENLMDIELAAHHKEAAMPAEAITKVADALPGFGIVAAVLGIVITMSYIGGDPATIGSHVAAALVGTFLGILLAYGFVAPLAVAMEHNAREEAKFYECIKICLMAAVNGYNPQVAVEFGRKVMYASDRPSFIELEEHVKNSQ, encoded by the coding sequence ATGTTAATCATTATCGGTTTTGTCGTTGTTCTGGCGTGTGTCGCCGGAGGATTCGTCCTGTCCCATGGCAATCTGCTGTCCTTGTGGCAACCCTTCGAGCTGTTGATCATCGGCGGTGCCGCCTTCGGCGCCTTTCTTGCCTCCAATCCGGCCAAGGTGCACAAGGCCGTGCTAAAAAACCTGCTCGGCGCTTTAAAAGGATCGAAATATAAAAAAGCCCTCTACCTGGATTTGCTGTCACTTATGTACGATCTGCTGCAGAAGTCGCGCAAGGAAGGCATGATGGCCATCGAGGCGGATATCGAAGCGCCGAGCGAGAGTGCGCTGTTCAGCAAACACCCTAGCATCCTGGCCGATCACCATGTCGTCGAATTTATCTGCGACTACCTGCGCCTGATGGTGGGCGGCAACATGAACCCGTTTGAACTGGAAAATCTAATGGATATCGAACTGGCCGCCCACCACAAGGAAGCGGCCATGCCGGCCGAGGCGATCACCAAAGTGGCCGACGCCCTGCCCGGTTTCGGTATCGTCGCGGCGGTGCTGGGGATCGTCATTACCATGTCCTATATCGGCGGTGACCCCGCTACCATCGGCAGTCACGTGGCCGCCGCCCTGGTGGGCACCTTTCTCGGCATCCTGCTGGCCTATGGCTTTGTCGCGCCGCTGGCCGTCGCCATGGAGCACAACGCCCGCGAAGAGGCCAAGTTCTATGAGTGCATTAAAATCTGCCTGATGGCAGCGGTGAACGGTTACAACCCCCAGGTGGCGGTGGAGTTCGGGCGCAAGGTGATGTACGCCAGCGATCGGCCCAGCTTCATCGAGCTCGAAGAGCACGTCAAAAACAGCCAATAG